GCGAGGGTCAGCTTGCGCGGGATCGAGGAGCCCGGGGTGATGGCGTAGCTGACCGCGTCGACCGCGAACGGCACGTAGGTGAGACCGGGGCTGGCGGCGCCCAGGTTCAGGGAGGAGGAGCGGGAGAAGTCGAGGCACCCGTTCCCGGCCTGGAGCGAGTTGAGGAGGGCGGCGCGGCCGGCGCCGGAGCCGTTGGGACGGGCGAGGGTGCAGTTGGGGTCGGTCGCCGGGTTCTTCGTGGTGATGCTCGCGGACCCCGTGGCGTCGTAGGAGCCGATGACCTTCTGTCCGTTCACCGTGACGACGTCGGCGAGGCCGTTCATGACGTCCTGGGTGGTGTCGGAGCCGACGCCGGAGAGCTGGCGGTACTGCGGGGGGCCGGCCGGGTCGGCGGTGGCGAGGCCGCCGCCGACGGTGACGACCGCGAGCGCCGCGACGGCGAACGCGAGGCCGGTCTTCTTCTTGTTCACTGGGGGTTCTCCTCAGCTAGGCTGCGCTCCGGGTGGTGTCCGGGGCGCGTGTGCAGGACTTCCGTTGGCGCGGACGAATCAGACGTTCTCGGACATCACCTCCCCGCACGGTGGCGGGCGGCCGCGAGCAGGCGCGGCAGGTGTCTCGGCAGCATCGGGCCGGTGAAGGCCGCGAGGGCGCCGACGATCAGGCAGACGAGCAGCACGTTCCGTACGGCGCCGATCGCCCAGGCGGGGGTCGGGGCGCCCACGGCCGTGACGGTCTGCGGCGCGGAGGCGGGTGCCGGCGTCGGCTTGGGGCTCGCGGGGGGCGTGGTGGACGCTCCGGGGCTCGCGGAGGCACCCGTTCCGCCCGCCGTGGCGCCGGCGGAGCCCGTACCGGAGCCGCCGGAGTCCGTACCCGATCCTCCGGACCCGCCCGTACCGCCGGACCCGCCCGTACCGGCGCCGGCATCACCGCCGCCCGAGCCGCCGCCCGCCGCGGAGCCGGCGGGGTGGGCGGGGCCCGTGCCGCCGGACGTGATCCCGCTCGTCCCGCCGGTTCCGGGCGGGTCGGTCGGGGTGGTGGGGGTGGGCAGGGGTGTCGGTGTCTCCGTCGACGGGGTCCTGCCCGCCTCCGTCGTCACCCGGTGCGCGGCCTTCCGGGTCTGCTCGCGGAGGGCCTGCGGGAGCGGTGCGTAGCCGTGCGGCAGGTTGCCGGCGGCGACGCCCGGGGTCTGTCCCGCTCCGGCCGCGTACGTCAGGAGGGTTCCGTAGTCGCGGCCCTCGGCGGTGGTGAGGTCGGCCGGCACGGTGGCGGCGTAGGTGAGCACGGTGAGCGGGTAGGCGGCCGGGTCCCTCGTGCCCGGGTCCGGCACCGTGACCCCGTCGCGGCCCGGCTTGCGGGCGTTCGCGGCGGCCGTCAGGGACTCCGTGTCGGGGGCGGTGAACCGGCCCGCCGCGTTGAGGAGTTCGGCGCGCATCAGGCCGTACCGCTCGGCGGTCGCGGTGTCCGTCACCGCGAGGACGGCCCGCTGTCCGGCCGGCTGCGGCGGGTCCTTCTTGTACGCGGGCGGGGTGGCGGTCGCGTCCCAGGAGGTACGGGCCAGGGTGTCGCCGCGGCCGGCCGCGCGCGCCGCCGCGTGCATGTCGGTGGCGTACGGATGCTTGTCCTGGATGCACAGCGGGTGGTCCGGCCGCTCGTCGAACTGCTGGCAGTACGGGTCGCTCTTGGGGAAGGAGTCGAGCGGCAGGGCGGCGTCCCGGTAGTGCGGGTTGACCTTCATGCCGGCGTTCCCGGGGTCCCCGTGGGCGCCCTCGTCGTCGGGGGTGCCCTTCAGGAACTCGGCGGCGGCCGGGTCCTGGGCCACCCACTCCCACAGCTGACGGGTGGTGTCGGCGAGCGGCTGCGGGACCAGGGCGTCGCCGAGCTTGCCGCCGAAGTCGAGGTCGGCGTACTCGGGGTTGTGGCGGATGAACTCCGGGTCGCGGCCCAGGTTCTCGGGGTTTCCGGCGACGCTGTCGGCGAAGCGCGAGACACCGTCGCGGTACGACTCGGTCAGGAGCTTGGCGACCAGTCGGGGGGTCAGCCGCAGGGTCGTCATCCGGGTGCCGTTGCGCCGCCGCACCTCGTCGGGGGCCCGGAACGACGCCTGGCTCTCGACGGAGTAGCCGATGGTGATGCCGGAGAGGGCCACCGGGGCGTACACCGGCTTGCGGCCCGTCTGCGCGGGGTCGGCGGCGCGGCCGACGAAGACCATGCCCGGCGCGCCCGAGAGCAGTTTGACGCGGGCGGTCTCGTCGGGGACCTGGGCGTAGCCGTAGATGGCCCGGGCGCCGGTTCTGCAGAGGGCCGGCTGCCAGCGGGTGACGGCCTCGGCGGCCATCTCGCTGCCCAGCGTGCCGCGTTCCTCGGCACCGATCGGGCAGTAGCTGCCGATGGGCTCGAAACCGAGCGGCACGGTGATGCGGTGCTTCCAGTTGGCCGGGCTGAGCGGCGAGGACTGCAGCTGCCCGCTGGACTGGGCGGTGTACGGGGTGCCGTCGACCTCGCTGGTGCCGCGCGGCACGATCACCAGCCAGCAGCCGCGACCGGTGACCGTGCCCTGTTCCTCGACGGCGGCGCCACAGCCGAGGCCGGGGGCCTCGACGCCGGTCTGCGCCTCGAACCAGACCTCTCCGGCGCCGCGGGCGTCGGTGCGGGCGTAGGGGATCTCGTTGGTGCTGTTGAGGTCGAAGAACTCGTTCCAGTTGCCGGGGCTGACGTCGTCGCCGGTGACCGAGCGGAAGGGGGCGTACGAGATGCCGCTCGGACTCGGCGGGGGCATCGGCAGGTTCTCGGAGTCCTTGAGGTTCGGGCCGTAGTTGAGCTGCCGGCCGTTGGTGTAGGCGCCGGCGGCCTGGTTGCCGGCGCCCGCTCCGAGGGCGGAGGACCCGCCGAACTGGCACTGGTCGGTGCCGGGGCCCCGCTCGTCGCCCCAGCACTGCATGATCTGGAGGTAGTTGGCGGCGTACGCGGTGTCGGAGACGGTGGGCGCGCCGCCGGTCCAGGAGACCTTGACGACCTGGTTGACGAGGTTGCGGGTCTGACTGACGGTGATCTTGAGGTCGGCGAACTCACCGGTGCCGGAGACCGTCACCGCCGAGCCCTCGCCGTCCGCCGCCCAGGCGGGCCCGGCGGACGGGTCGAGGCCGGTGCCGACGGTGGCGACGACGGGAACGAGTGCCAGACAGAGGGTGCCGAGGAGGGCACGCAGCCGGCCGGGGCGCGGGGGGCGACCGCCGGTCGTCCGGCGGCTCCCGCGCGGAGGACGTGTGCCGGTCATCGGGTTTCCTCCCCCGCGCGGCGGGCGGCGAGACGCCGGTGCAGCAGCGGCGGGCCGACCGTGACGCCGCACAGCAGCAGCGCGCCGAGCACCATGAGGGTGGTCTGGAGTCCGCCGCCCACGCTCGCGGCGGTGGTCACGGGGACGCCGTACAGATCGCCGCCGCCCGCCGCGCCGGAGCCGGGGCCGCCGCCGGAGCCGCCGGAGCCGGAGCCGCCCGAGTCGCCGGCCGCGAGGGGCTGGCCCGTGTCGGGGTCGAGCGCGCCGCCCGTGGCCGCGCCCGAGCCACCGGCCGTACCGGCTCCGCCGGAGGCCGCCGCGCCGCCGCCCGTGGCGCCGCCGGTCGCCCCGCCCGTCCCCGTACCGCCGGAGCCCGTACCGCCGGAGCCCGAACCGCCGCTGCCGCCCGTGCCTCCGGTCCCGCCGGTCGTGTCGGCGCCTCCGCTCGTCCCGCCGCTCGTACCGGCCCCACCGGTCGAACCGCCCGTGTGAGTGGGGGTCTTGTCGCCGCCGGTGCCGGTGTCGCACTGGTCGGGGCCCTTGAGGTCACAGGGCTTCGGCATCGGAGCGGTCTTGGCGAGGGTGTTGGTGCCGTCGCTGGAGAACGTCGGGTTCTTGCACTTCCTGATGTCGACGCTCTCGGCGACGACGCCGGGGATCCGGCGGACCTGGGCCAGTCCGGCCTGCACCAGGTTGACGGGCAGCGGCGAGTAGCCGAGCCGGTCCACCGACTGCTGCCCCTGGCACAGGAAGTAGTAGGCGAAGGCGCCGAGCGACTTGCCCTTCTGGGGGTTGAAGTTCGACTCCACCGCCGTCGGGACGATCATGTAGCTGTAGCTGGAGAGCGGGTAGGTCCGCGGGTCCGTGCTGTCGTAGACCTCGTCGAGGCGCTGGGTGAGGTCGGGGTTGATGCGGGCGGAGGTCAGCGAGACCGCCACGTTCTGGGCGGTGGGCTCGGTGTAGTACCCCTTGGCGTTGAGGATCTTGGCCACCGGGAAGCCGGTGGTGGACACCGCGTACGAGTACTCGACGTAGGTGATCGTGCCCTGGTTGCCCTCCTGGGCGACGTAGCCGGAGACGCCGTTGGACCCGGACTGGCCGACGAAGCCCTTGCCGCCGACGACGGGGTAGTTGGAGGTCGGCCCGCAGGGGGTGCGGCGGCCCGCCTGGGCGCAGTACGCGTCCCACAGTGCCGAGTGCCGCTTGCTCAGCCAGGTGGTCAGCTGGGCCGTCGTGCCCGAGCCGTCGGAGCGGACCACCGGGACGATCCGGCGGGCGGGGAGGCTCGCCGCGAGGCCCGGGTTGTCGGCCTTGAGGGCCGGGTCGTTCCACAGGGTGATGCCGCCGGTGAAGATCTTGGCGACGGTCTCGCCGGAGAGCCGCAGATTGGTGACCCGGCGGTTGCCGATCCGCAGGTTGTACATGAACGCGGTGCCGCCCGCGACGATCGGCATGTAGCTGAACTTCCGCGAGGGCGGCGGGTCGGCGACGCCCGAGTCGTTGATGCCGTACGGGATCTCCGAGACGGCGAAGTCGACGGTGCCGTTGCGGAACTGGTTGCGTCCGTCGGAGGAGCCGGTGCCGTTGTAGTTGACCGTCATCCCGTACTGCTTGACGTTGGCCCGCCACTGGTCGAGGGCGTTCTGGCTCCAGGTGGAGCCCGCGCCGGAGACCGGTACGTAACTCTCTGCGGCGGCGGGCGGCGCGAAGGGCACCACGAGCGCGAGGGCGGTGACGAGCACGGCCAGGGTGCGCCGCAGCACACGCGCGGGGAATGCCGGTGGGCGTCCGGACATCGGGGTTCTCCTGATCGGTGGCGGGCGGTGCGGTCGAGCGGCTGGTTCGGGGCGTACGTCGTTCCGGGCGTACGGGGCGCGGTCGTGCCGCGCCGGATCGGCGGTGGTCAGCCGCCCGCGGGCGGTGCGCCGGAGGCCTCGGGCCCGGGCCCCTCCGGGCTCGGCGGGCGGCCTGGTGCCGCGGCCGACGGGCCGGGGTGGCCCCCCATCCGCTCCAGGTCGCGCAGCGAGGCCGCGGTCCTGAGCCGCTGCTGACGCCGGCTCAGCTGGCCGGGGCCGCGGCCGCCGATGACCCGGGCGAGCAGGAACAGCAGCAGGACCAGGGCCATCAGCAGGGCGGCGCAGCCGAAGCCGCGGGCGATCATGTTCTTCTCCGGCGAGGCCACCAGGGTGAAGGTGGCCAGCGGCAGCGAGGTCTGCGGCCCGTCGAAGGGGTTGACGTTGAGGCCGGTCGCGGCGCCCGAGGTCAGCAGCACCGGGGAGGTCTCGCCGATGCCGCGGGCGGTGCCGAGGATCACGGCGGTGGTCAGGCCCGAGCGTGCGGTGGGCAGCGTCACCGTCCACACCGTGCGCCACTGCCCGGCCCCCAGCGCGTACGAGGCCTCCTTGAGCGAGCCGGGCACCAGACGGAGGACCACGTCCGAGGCACGGATGATGATCGGCAGCATCATCACCGAGAGGGCGAGGGAGGCGGCGAAGCCGGACTTGCCCAGGCCCAGGGCGAGGATGGCGGTGGCGTAGACGAACAGGCCGGCCACGATGGACGGCAGGGCGGTCATCGCCTCGACGATGGTGCGGACGAACGTGGCGTACCGGCCGGGCACCTCGTTGAGGAAGACCGCGCAGGCGAGCCCCAGCGGCACCGTGATCAGCAGCGCGATGCCGATCTGCTGGAGCGTGCCGACGATGGCGTGCAGCATGCCGCCGTCGGTGATCGGCTGGAGGGGTCCGGTGCCGGACATGTCCGCGGTGAAGAAGTTCAGGTGGGGCAGGGCCTCCCGGCCGCGCCACAGCGCGTAGCCCACGATGAAGAGCAGCGCCGCGAGCAGCAGCGCCGCCAGGGCGTGGACGAGCGTCTGGGCGAGCCGGGCGCGGATCGTGGCGCTGTTCTCGTCGAGGGAGATCAGGACCGCGTACAGCGCCATGAAGGCGAGGTGGGCGACGGCGGTGAAGCCGAGCGGGGCGTCGAAGGGCAGCACCCGGCCGAAGAGCACCGCGGTCAGGGCCACGGCCGCGGCGCCCGAGCCGAGCAGCGCGAAGACGTCGCGCGCGTGCAGGACGGACGTGGTGCGGCGGGGCTCGGCGGGCGCTCCGGGGCCGTCGGGGACGACGTCGGGCGTGACCGTGGCGGCCGGCCGGGTCTCTTCGGTGGTCAGGGTCATGCCTCGGCTCCTGCTCCGGACCGGCTGCGGGCGACCACGGAGGACGCGATGAAGTTGACGACGAGGGTCATCAGGAAGAGCGAGAGGCCGGCCGCCATCAGCGCGGACATGCCGAAGGGGCTGGCGGCTCCGTAGCGCAGGGCGATCAGCGCGGAGACGGAGTTGGCGCCGTTCTCCAGGATGTGCGGCTGGAAGAAGAAGACCGGCGAGATGATCATGACGACGGCGATGGTCTCGCCGAGCGCCCGGCCGAGCCCCAGCATCGTGCCGCCGATGATGCCGCCCTTGCCGAAGGGGAGGACGACCGTGCGGATGACGCCCCACTGGCTCGCGCCGAGCGCGAAGGCCCCTTCGCGCTCGCCGGGCGGGGCCTGCGCGAAGGCCTCGCGCATCACCGAGCAGGCGATGGGGGTGACCATCAGCGCCACGACGATCCCGGCGATGAAGGTCGAGGAGGTGTAGACGGTGGCGGGCGCGAGCGGGTCGTTCGGGTCGGCGCCCTCCACCGCGAAGACCGGGATCCAGCCGAGGTAGGTGGAGATCCAGCGGGCCAGGCCCGTGATGTGGGGCTGGAGGAAGAAGAAGCCCCAGAGGCCGTAGACCACGCTGGGCACGGCGGCCATCAGGTCGACGAGGCTGACGAGGGTCCGGCGCAGCCTGCGGGGCGCGTACTCGGTGATGTAGAGCGAGGTGCCGAGGGCGAGCGGCAGGGCGAAGGTGATCGCGGTGACGCCGATGAGGACGGTGCCGGGCAGGACGGCGGCGATGCCGAAGTGACGGGAGTCGGGTTCCCAGGCCGGGGTGGTCACGAAGGAGCCGCCGGCTCCGGCGAGGGCCTGGCTCGCGCGGACGCCGAGGAAGACGCCGACCAGGGTCATGGTGACCAGGACGACGGCTCCGGCACCGCGGGCGCCGATCCGGAAGAGCCGGTCGGCGGGGTCCTTGGCCGCGGACCGGGCGCGCGGCACGTCGGCGCCGGCGGTGGCCGGGGTGGTGACGGTGCTCAAGAGACGTTCCCCCGGACGGCGTCGGGCAGTCGCAGGCCGCGCAGCCTGCGGGTGTACGTCACTCCCGTGGCCACCTGCCCGGCGACGGCGGCGGCGAGGAAGAGCTGGAGGCTGTCGCGGCACTCGCGCTGGCGCCGGTACGTCCGGGCGGCGACGGCCACGCAGCGCTCGTCCAGGGCGAGTTGCCAGGTCCAGGTGCCGGCGGAGCCGGCGGCCATGGTGACGAGGGGGACCGCGCGGTCGAGCCCGTCGCGCAGCCGCACGACGGCGGAGTGGCAGGCGGAGTGGCCCCGGTGGAAGTCCGGGCCGCGTCCGAGTTCGTGGTTGTTGGCGCCGACGAGCCGCCAGCTCACCGCTTCCGTACGGTGCGCGGCCGGCGTCCACTCGTCCGGCGCCTGACGTCTTTCGGCGTCCACCCATGACACAAAGAGAAACCGTGGCCGAGACACGGAGCCGCCCCCTTCGCCCGGAACTCAGCGTGGCCGACAACCGACCACGCAGCCGTGGCTGCGGGCATGACAATCACGCCGCTGGGCGCTGGGCGCTCCACGGACCGGTGAAGCGGCGACGTAGAAAACGTGAACGAGAGGTGGAAGCCCTCGGGGGAATCTGCGTTATCCGGACAGGCGGCAGGGGCGCATGGCGGGTGTCCCATGCGGTGGCCTTGTGGTCAGCGGGCCTGGCCGTCAGCCGTCGCATCCCCGGCAGGCGCGGAGAGTCGGTGGACCGATGGGCCCGCTTCGGGCTTCGCGTGGGTGCCGGAGGAGGGCCTGGCGGCGGCGTGCCCCTGCCCCGAGACCTCTGCGGCCGCCTGGAGGGAGTCGCAGTAGGCCGCGACGTCCTTGCCGTCGGCCGCGGCGACCAGGCGCTCCCGGGCCGCGGCCTCCATCGCCCGACCTCCCTTGCCCAGGGATTTCCCGTACGCGTGGCAGAGGGCTTCGCCCGACCCGGGTGGGTGAGCCGCGTGGTGGGGAGCGCCGGGTGGGGTGGAGGCTCCGCGAGGGGCGGCCGGCGGGATCGGGTCCGGGGACGCGGACGGCGGGATCACCGGCCACCGCGGCGGCAGCGGAACAGGCGCGCCGCGGCTCGCTTCGGGTGCGCGGTTCTCGGTGTCGTCGTGGGGCTCGTGCGTCGCGGCCGCGGCGAACGCCACGCCGCCCAGGGTCAGGCTCGCGGCCAGGGCCGCCAGCGCGGTCTTCAGCGAGCGTCCCGTGCCGCGTTCCGGTACGGGACGCCAGTCCTCGCGGCGTCGGGTGCGCCGGGAGCCGTGCAGGCCCGCGTCGCGGGCGGTGCGGAACGCGGCGAGGGCCGCCCGGGCCGCGGCATCGTTCACGCCCCGGGGGCGCAGGGCCGCGGCCAGCGCTGCCTCGACGTCGTCGTGTTCCCGCATACCGCCTTCACCACTCATCCCAGCATGTCCTTCGCGAGCCGCTTCAGCCCGCGGTGGGCGGCGGAGCGCACCGCACCCACCCGCTTGCCCAGCACCCGGGCCGCGGCGGGTCCGTCGAGACCGACGACCACCCGCAGCAGCACCGCCTCGGCCTGGTCCCGGGGCAGCCCGGCGACCAGGGCCAGGGCTTCGGCGGTGGACAGGGCCTCCAGAGCCTCGCCCGCCGTCTCCCCCGGCGAGGGCAGGTCGAGGACCTCCTGCTCGAACGGGGCCGTGCGCGGGCGGGAGCGCAGGCGCCGCAGATGGTCGAGCGCGCGGTGGCGGGCGATGGTCGCGGTCCAGCCGCGGAACCCCGCGCCGTCTCCGCGGAATCGCCCCAGGTCGCGGGCTATCTCGAGCCACGCGTCGGAGGCGACGTCCTCGGCGTACTCGCCGACGAGCCCTCGCAGGTACCCCAGCAGCCCCGGCTGCACGATCCGGTACAGGTCGGCGAACGCCTCGTCGTCACCGTTCTGCGCGCGTTCCACCGCATGCTGCAGAGTGGCGTCGTCCGCCCTCAAATGATCTTCCCCTGGTCTTCCCGCGTAGCGCTGCCCAGGGCATCACCCTACGCGGCTGTCAGACGCCGGCCGTCCGCCGTCCCCGGCGACAGCGGGAGGGGCTTCGGACGGCGCGGGACCAGCAGGAAGAGCTCGTGAGCGGATTCGCCGGGGCCCAGCTCGAAGCGGTTGACCACCTTGCCGAGCGGGTTCCACGCCCGTCCGTCGGGGGTCCGGACGCCGACCGGCTGCCGGAACATCTCGGACGTCATGTCGTCGAAGTCGACCCAGCGGGCCGGCGCGTGCCGGACGATGACCTCGCCGACGTACGCCCCGAGCTCCTGGAGGATCGGTGCGGCGCCGGCCGGGTCGCCGGCCCCCCGCCGCAGACCGTCGACCACGCGGTCGACGATGCGCAGGCTGGCCGCGGAGAAGTCGAGGGGGAGCCGCGTCTTCGCGGTCGTGCGGGCGGCGAACGCGGAGGCGTACCGGCTCATGTCGGCGGCCCGCAGCGTGCGGCTGACTCGGTCCATCGGTACCACCCCTCGTGTGTGAACCGGTGTGGTCCCCCGGTCCCCTGGTTCCTCGGGAGGACCGCAGGTCTTCCACGTCCTCCCAACAGGCCAGCGGAAACGGCCGCCGAATCATCACGGGTCCGAGCTGTGATCAGCGTCACACCTCAGGGCGGGCCTGCCGTCAGCCGAAGTTCGGGTCGGCGGAAATGCGCTTGTAGTGACACGAGAAGGAATAGGATTCCCCCCCGTCCGCCTCGACAGTTCCGTTCACCTGCAGCTTCCCCTGCTCCAGGGTGAACGGCAGAAACTCGCGGTCGTTCCGGTGGTCGAAACGGAGCACCAGGTAGGGCGGCAGACCGGGATCCTCGTTGACCGCGTGCCATTTCCCGTCGGCCGAACGGCGTGTCACCTTCGAGTCCGGTCCGGGGCCGTTCCAGTCGACCGGAAGGTCCTTGGCGGTAAAGGTGTAGTCGTCACGCAGCCGAATCACCGGCGAGCCGCATTTCGAGTCCCCGGTCCCGTCCCATCGGCCGACCAGTTCGGAATGCTGTACGGCCTCGGGAAAGACGGGGGCGGGTCGGCCCGGCCCGCAAGCGGTCGAGGCGATCACCGTCAGGGCGGCAGTCGCAAGGCCCGCACTCATGCGACCCACGCGACCCATGCGCCCCAGGTGAATCAGGTCGAGCTTCACGGCTTCTTCTTCCAGTCGTTGGGCGGCGGGGCTGCCCCCCAGGCATCCCTGGGAGGCAGCCCCGCCGTTGTTCAGGACGCGTCCCGGCCGGTCCACCAGCGGGAACGAGTGCGTCGGTCTGCCGTCAGAAGAGGCTGCCCAGGAAACTTGTCACGGTGTCCAGGAAGCTACTCGAATCCCCCGACGACGAGGACGAGGACGAGGACTGCGACGGGGCCTTGGGATCGGCGAGGTCGATCGTCTCCGTCCAGTAGATGTTCTGCTCCTTCGAGCTGAACCGCCCCGATTCGTAGTGATTGAGGAGGGGCTCGGCGATGTGCTCACCCCACCACTTGCTGTACCCGCCGAGCTCCGGAGCGATATGCGTCCCGGAGTCCATGTCACTGGTGTTCCTCACATGGAATTGAACGGTCGCCGTACCCGCCTCCTTGTCGATCGACTGGACCGTGTAGTCCATGGTGTAGGAACCGAGGAACGCCGCGGACAGGTTGGACGTGAAGTCCAGGACGAGGGTCTTGGAGTTCAGCGAGTGATTCAGACCGAGGTTGTCCGTGATCCCCGTGTCCTTGTGGTACTCCTGGGCGACCTTCGCCCCGATGTTGTAGTTGCCGATATTGATGTTGTCGGCCGCGATCTCCCGCACGCGCTGGAC
This is a stretch of genomic DNA from Streptomyces sp. R44. It encodes these proteins:
- a CDS encoding RNA polymerase sigma factor, which translates into the protein MRADDATLQHAVERAQNGDDEAFADLYRIVQPGLLGYLRGLVGEYAEDVASDAWLEIARDLGRFRGDGAGFRGWTATIARHRALDHLRRLRSRPRTAPFEQEVLDLPSPGETAGEALEALSTAEALALVAGLPRDQAEAVLLRVVVGLDGPAAARVLGKRVGAVRSAAHRGLKRLAKDMLG
- the pstC gene encoding phosphate ABC transporter permease subunit PstC; this translates as MSTVTTPATAGADVPRARSAAKDPADRLFRIGARGAGAVVLVTMTLVGVFLGVRASQALAGAGGSFVTTPAWEPDSRHFGIAAVLPGTVLIGVTAITFALPLALGTSLYITEYAPRRLRRTLVSLVDLMAAVPSVVYGLWGFFFLQPHITGLARWISTYLGWIPVFAVEGADPNDPLAPATVYTSSTFIAGIVVALMVTPIACSVMREAFAQAPPGEREGAFALGASQWGVIRTVVLPFGKGGIIGGTMLGLGRALGETIAVVMIISPVFFFQPHILENGANSVSALIALRYGAASPFGMSALMAAGLSLFLMTLVVNFIASSVVARSRSGAGAEA
- the pstS gene encoding phosphate ABC transporter substrate-binding protein PstS, encoding MSGRPPAFPARVLRRTLAVLVTALALVVPFAPPAAAESYVPVSGAGSTWSQNALDQWRANVKQYGMTVNYNGTGSSDGRNQFRNGTVDFAVSEIPYGINDSGVADPPPSRKFSYMPIVAGGTAFMYNLRIGNRRVTNLRLSGETVAKIFTGGITLWNDPALKADNPGLAASLPARRIVPVVRSDGSGTTAQLTTWLSKRHSALWDAYCAQAGRRTPCGPTSNYPVVGGKGFVGQSGSNGVSGYVAQEGNQGTITYVEYSYAVSTTGFPVAKILNAKGYYTEPTAQNVAVSLTSARINPDLTQRLDEVYDSTDPRTYPLSSYSYMIVPTAVESNFNPQKGKSLGAFAYYFLCQGQQSVDRLGYSPLPVNLVQAGLAQVRRIPGVVAESVDIRKCKNPTFSSDGTNTLAKTAPMPKPCDLKGPDQCDTGTGGDKTPTHTGGSTGGAGTSGGTSGGADTTGGTGGTGGSGGSGSGGTGSGGTGTGGATGGATGGGAAASGGAGTAGGSGAATGGALDPDTGQPLAAGDSGGSGSGGSGGGPGSGAAGGGDLYGVPVTTAASVGGGLQTTLMVLGALLLCGVTVGPPLLHRRLAARRAGEETR
- the pstA gene encoding phosphate ABC transporter permease PstA; the encoded protein is MTLTTEETRPAATVTPDVVPDGPGAPAEPRRTTSVLHARDVFALLGSGAAAVALTAVLFGRVLPFDAPLGFTAVAHLAFMALYAVLISLDENSATIRARLAQTLVHALAALLLAALLFIVGYALWRGREALPHLNFFTADMSGTGPLQPITDGGMLHAIVGTLQQIGIALLITVPLGLACAVFLNEVPGRYATFVRTIVEAMTALPSIVAGLFVYATAILALGLGKSGFAASLALSVMMLPIIIRASDVVLRLVPGSLKEASYALGAGQWRTVWTVTLPTARSGLTTAVILGTARGIGETSPVLLTSGAATGLNVNPFDGPQTSLPLATFTLVASPEKNMIARGFGCAALLMALVLLLFLLARVIGGRGPGQLSRRQQRLRTAASLRDLERMGGHPGPSAAAPGRPPSPEGPGPEASGAPPAGG